A stretch of the Fusobacterium varium genome encodes the following:
- a CDS encoding putative butanol dehydrogenase → MENFNFKNSTRLIFGKGTHEEAGKYIKNYSKKILLHYEGDGSLIKKLGIYDKVVKSLEDNGIEYVVFGGVVPNPRLSLVYEGIEICKKNNIDFILAVGGGSVIDSAKAISLGVAYEGDVWEFFTGKNQPEASLNVGVILTIPGSGSEMSESSIISDEKTSMKCVCDTEKNFPVFSILDPQVCFTIPPYLMGCGITDIMSHLMERYFSQTSDTQLSDALLEAAMKIVVEFGPKVIKEPRNYNNCAQIMWAATIAHNGMIAAGRAADWASHRIEHEISAIYDITHGAGMAIVFPAWMEYVKDENIERFSEFAIKVFGVKADEDKEKTALRGIIELKKFFKHLKMKTSLGEAGIGEENFEVMAEKALAGNRTLGRFKKLTKEDIVNILKMSK, encoded by the coding sequence TTGGAAAATTTTAATTTTAAAAACAGCACAAGGCTTATATTTGGAAAAGGTACTCATGAGGAAGCAGGAAAGTATATTAAAAATTACAGTAAAAAAATTCTGCTGCATTATGAGGGGGATGGCAGCCTGATTAAAAAACTTGGTATATATGACAAAGTAGTTAAATCTCTTGAAGATAATGGAATAGAGTATGTAGTATTTGGAGGAGTAGTTCCTAATCCAAGACTGTCTCTAGTATATGAAGGAATAGAAATATGCAAAAAAAATAATATAGATTTTATTCTGGCAGTAGGTGGAGGAAGTGTTATAGATTCAGCTAAAGCTATATCTCTTGGAGTTGCTTATGAAGGAGATGTATGGGAGTTTTTTACAGGAAAAAATCAGCCTGAAGCTTCTTTAAATGTGGGAGTAATTCTTACAATACCTGGTTCAGGATCAGAGATGTCAGAGAGTTCCATAATAAGTGATGAAAAAACATCAATGAAATGTGTCTGTGATACAGAAAAGAATTTTCCAGTATTTTCAATACTTGACCCACAAGTATGTTTTACAATACCGCCTTATCTGATGGGATGTGGAATAACTGATATAATGTCACATCTTATGGAGAGATATTTCAGTCAGACATCAGATACACAACTAAGTGATGCACTTTTAGAAGCAGCAATGAAAATAGTTGTGGAATTTGGACCAAAAGTAATTAAGGAGCCAAGAAATTATAATAATTGTGCACAAATAATGTGGGCAGCCACTATTGCACATAATGGAATGATAGCAGCAGGAAGAGCAGCTGACTGGGCTTCTCATAGAATTGAGCATGAAATAAGTGCTATATATGATATAACTCATGGAGCTGGTATGGCAATAGTATTTCCAGCATGGATGGAATATGTAAAAGATGAAAATATTGAAAGGTTTTCAGAGTTTGCAATAAAAGTCTTTGGAGTGAAAGCAGATGAAGATAAAGAAAAAACTGCTTTAAGAGGAATAATAGAGCTTAAAAAGTTTTTTAAGCACCTTAAAATGAAAACATCTCTTGGAGAAGCAGGGATAGGAGAAGAGAACTTTGAAGTGATGGCTGAAAAAGCCTTAGCTGGAAATAGAACTCTTGGAAGATTTAAAAAATTAACAAAAGAAGATATTGTGAATATTTTAAAAATGTCGAAATAG
- a CDS encoding L-fuculose phosphate aldolase, with protein sequence MLLEKERKEVMEYGRRMIKEGLTKGTGGNISAVNREKNLMAITPSGIDYLEIIPEDIVVIDVQTGKIVDGNKVPSSEADMHRIFYKYRNDIKAMVHTHSKYAAGYSCINQKLPAIHYLLAVAGTDVPCAEYATYGTVRLAKNAFKAMEGTKAVLLSNHGMLAGGANLSEAYNIAENVEFCCELYFIAKTVGEPKILSEKEMQNMIERFKDYGKKSEEHEEI encoded by the coding sequence ATGTTATTAGAAAAAGAAAGAAAAGAAGTAATGGAATACGGCAGACGAATGATAAAAGAAGGTCTTACCAAAGGGACTGGAGGAAATATAAGTGCAGTTAACAGAGAAAAAAATCTTATGGCAATTACTCCAAGTGGAATTGATTATCTTGAAATAATTCCAGAAGATATTGTAGTCATAGATGTACAGACTGGAAAAATAGTAGATGGAAATAAAGTTCCTTCAAGTGAAGCAGATATGCACAGAATATTCTATAAATATAGAAATGATATAAAGGCAATGGTACATACCCATTCAAAATATGCAGCAGGTTATTCATGCATCAATCAAAAACTTCCAGCAATACATTACCTGTTGGCAGTAGCAGGAACTGATGTGCCTTGTGCAGAATACGCAACTTATGGAACTGTGAGATTAGCTAAAAATGCTTTTAAAGCAATGGAGGGGACAAAAGCAGTACTTCTCAGCAATCATGGGATGCTGGCAGGAGGGGCCAACCTGTCAGAAGCCTATAATATAGCTGAAAATGTAGAATTTTGCTGTGAATTGTATTTTATAGCAAAAACTGTGGGAGAACCAAAAATTCTTTCAGAAAAAGAGATGCAGAATATGATAGAAAGATTTAAAGATTATGGAAAAAAATCAGAAGAACATGAAGAAATCTAG
- the mtnK gene encoding methylthioribose kinase translates to MNKYLEHFRMSAADAVEYTKYFGIFSNEAELRGEEIGDGNINYIFRVVEEKTGKSVVLKQADKFLRSSGRPLDLDRSRIEAEILKLEGEYAPEFVPEIYRYDDIMCVIVMEDISEYKNLRKELMDGKIFKNFADEISSFLADTLLPTTDLVLDRGEKKDRVKTFINKELCDISECLVFTEPYVNDRNRNIVIPENMEFVKKYLYDDKELHVEAAKLKNNFMNNAQALIHGDLHSGSIFINEKGMKVIDPEFSFYGPMGYDIGNVIGNLFFPLINRKYLMESGEMKEKFIEWLSKTIIDIFDMFVIKFHKKYKDMVKDPLYINEEFENWYLNQIMAESVGAAGMEIIRRVVGDSKVMEITSITDVEKKMEIERELIKIGIKFIKERYNIRSGRELIKKIY, encoded by the coding sequence ATGAATAAATACTTAGAACATTTTCGTATGTCAGCAGCAGATGCTGTTGAATATACAAAATATTTTGGAATTTTTTCAAATGAAGCTGAATTAAGAGGGGAAGAAATTGGAGATGGAAATATAAACTATATTTTCAGAGTAGTAGAAGAGAAAACTGGAAAGTCTGTTGTATTAAAACAGGCAGATAAATTTTTACGTTCATCTGGGCGCCCTCTCGATTTAGATAGAAGCAGAATTGAAGCAGAAATACTGAAACTGGAAGGGGAATATGCTCCTGAATTTGTACCAGAGATATATCGTTATGATGATATTATGTGTGTAATAGTGATGGAAGATATTTCTGAATATAAAAATTTAAGAAAAGAGCTTATGGATGGAAAAATATTTAAAAATTTTGCTGATGAAATAAGCAGTTTTTTAGCTGATACACTTCTTCCAACAACAGATTTAGTTTTGGATAGAGGAGAGAAAAAAGACAGGGTAAAAACTTTTATAAATAAGGAATTATGTGATATATCAGAATGTCTTGTATTTACAGAGCCTTATGTTAATGACAGAAACAGAAATATTGTTATTCCAGAAAATATGGAATTTGTAAAAAAATACTTATATGATGATAAAGAACTTCATGTTGAAGCAGCAAAACTAAAAAATAACTTCATGAATAATGCACAAGCTCTTATTCATGGTGATCTTCATTCAGGATCTATATTCATTAATGAAAAAGGAATGAAAGTCATTGACCCAGAATTTTCTTTCTATGGTCCTATGGGCTATGACATTGGAAATGTTATTGGAAATCTATTCTTTCCTTTGATAAATAGGAAATATCTCATGGAATCAGGAGAAATGAAAGAAAAGTTTATAGAATGGCTTTCTAAAACTATTATAGATATTTTTGATATGTTTGTTATAAAATTTCATAAAAAGTATAAAGATATGGTGAAAGATCCTCTTTATATAAATGAAGAATTTGAAAACTGGTATTTAAATCAGATAATGGCAGAATCAGTAGGTGCAGCAGGTATGGAAATCATCAGAAGGGTAGTAGGAGATTCTAAGGTGATGGAGATAACAAGTATCACTGATGTAGAAAAAAAGATGGAGATAGAAAGAGAGCTT
- a CDS encoding putative D-aminoacylase, translating to MKKLIKNGFVVDGSGEKRYKADVLINGDKIEKIGTIDNIEGAEVIDATGKIIAPGFIDTHSHSDLKVLIEPFIEPKLRQGITTEILGQDGISMAPLPKEFVSSWRKNLAGLDGDSDLLAWDWETTDKYLDLIAKTGSGPNELYLVPHGNIRMEAMGLEARVATDEELAKMRDITRREMEAGAAGLSTGLIYIPCAYSDTRELVEICKVAAEYDRPLVIHQRSEADTMIESMNEVITIARESGVKIHFSHFKICGKKNWHLIKDIIALLDKCKEEGIKISYDQYPYVAGSTMLGVIIPPWAHAGGTDKLVERLGNKADREKMKHDIINGIPGWDNFIDFAGFEGIYVTSVKTKANEDCIGKNLIEIAELRGKDKFDAVFDLLKEEENAVGMYDYYGKDEHVVTFMTREESNICTDGLLGGKPHPRVYGAFPRVIGKFVREMKAMTLEEAVYKMTNKPAKTFKIDNRGLLKEGYFADVVIFDENTTIDKGTFVDPIQFPEGISHVMVNGELVINNYKKNEVLPGRVIRIKK from the coding sequence ATGAAGAAGTTGATAAAAAATGGTTTTGTTGTTGATGGTAGTGGAGAGAAAAGATATAAGGCAGATGTTCTTATAAATGGAGATAAAATAGAAAAAATAGGAACAATAGATAATATAGAGGGAGCAGAAGTAATAGATGCTACTGGAAAAATTATAGCTCCTGGATTTATAGATACTCACAGTCACTCAGATTTAAAAGTATTGATAGAACCATTTATTGAGCCTAAACTTCGTCAAGGAATAACTACAGAAATACTTGGGCAGGACGGAATCTCAATGGCTCCTCTTCCAAAAGAATTTGTAAGTTCTTGGAGAAAAAATCTGGCTGGACTGGATGGAGACAGTGATCTTCTTGCTTGGGACTGGGAAACAACAGATAAATATCTTGATCTTATAGCAAAGACTGGTTCTGGACCTAATGAACTGTATTTAGTTCCTCATGGAAACATCAGAATGGAAGCTATGGGACTTGAAGCAAGAGTGGCAACTGATGAAGAATTAGCTAAAATGAGAGATATCACTAGAAGAGAGATGGAAGCTGGTGCAGCCGGACTTTCAACTGGGCTTATTTATATACCTTGTGCTTACTCAGATACTAGAGAATTGGTAGAAATCTGTAAAGTAGCAGCAGAATATGACAGACCTCTAGTTATACATCAAAGAAGTGAAGCAGATACAATGATAGAATCTATGAATGAAGTTATAACTATCGCTAGAGAAAGCGGAGTAAAAATTCATTTCTCACATTTCAAAATCTGTGGTAAAAAGAACTGGCATCTAATAAAAGATATCATTGCTCTTCTTGATAAATGTAAAGAGGAAGGAATTAAAATATCTTATGACCAGTATCCGTATGTTGCAGGAAGTACAATGCTTGGAGTTATTATTCCGCCTTGGGCACATGCAGGAGGAACTGATAAACTTGTAGAAAGATTAGGAAACAAAGCTGACAGAGAAAAAATGAAGCATGATATAATCAATGGAATTCCAGGTTGGGATAACTTTATAGATTTTGCTGGGTTTGAAGGTATATATGTAACTTCAGTAAAAACAAAAGCTAATGAAGACTGTATAGGAAAAAATCTTATAGAAATAGCTGAGCTAAGAGGAAAAGATAAATTTGATGCAGTATTTGATTTGTTAAAAGAAGAAGAAAATGCTGTTGGAATGTATGACTACTATGGAAAAGATGAACATGTAGTTACTTTCATGACAAGAGAAGAAAGCAATATATGTACAGATGGACTTTTAGGAGGAAAACCACATCCTAGAGTATATGGAGCTTTCCCAAGAGTTATAGGGAAATTTGTAAGAGAAATGAAGGCTATGACATTGGAAGAAGCAGTTTATAAAATGACTAATAAACCTGCTAAAACATTTAAAATAGATAATAGAGGACTATTAAAAGAAGGATACTTTGCAGATGTAGTTATATTTGATGAAAATACAACTATTGATAAAGGAACTTTTGTTGATCCTATTCAATTCCCAGAAGGGATAAGTCATGTAATGGTAAATGGAGAACTTGTAATTAACAATTATAAGAAAAATGAAGTATTGCCAGGAAGAGTTATCAGAATTAAAAAATAG
- a CDS encoding sodium:proton antiporter — translation MEKKGNIKGLIPLFVFLGLYAGAGIFTGSFGNMPLLTAFMITMGVSFCLNKEGKKETLDEKVDIFCKGAGESTLILMVVIFLLAGAFYSVADAMGAVSSTVNLGLSVLPAKMLLPGLFLVGCALSFSMGTSMGTVSALTPVAVGIARETGIALPLVCGVVIGGAMFGDNMSFISDTTIAATRTQEVGMKDKFKVNFAIVLPAVIINMILISFMGGSGVEGKVYEYNLVNIIPYISIIVLALTGLNVINVLGIGIALGLGIGLFHRSFTFVEIFGILQRGLGWMEDMSIIAIVVGGVVALMDHFGGISYLLENLTARIKSKKGAETGIAVLVSLLDLATTNNTVSIITAGPLAKDIADKFGVDRKRVAGLLDLFSSAFQGLMPYAGQILMAAGMAQISPASIVPYSWYSMLMIVMGALSIATGLPNFKDSKA, via the coding sequence ATGGAGAAAAAAGGAAATATCAAAGGCTTGATTCCACTGTTTGTATTTTTAGGGTTATATGCAGGAGCTGGAATCTTTACAGGAAGTTTTGGAAACATGCCATTACTGACAGCATTTATGATTACCATGGGAGTATCTTTCTGTTTAAACAAGGAGGGAAAAAAAGAAACATTAGATGAAAAAGTAGATATTTTCTGCAAGGGGGCAGGAGAATCTACATTGATTTTAATGGTGGTAATTTTTCTTTTGGCAGGAGCTTTTTATTCTGTAGCAGATGCTATGGGAGCTGTTAGTTCTACAGTAAATTTGGGACTATCTGTACTTCCAGCAAAGATGCTTCTTCCAGGGCTGTTTCTGGTAGGTTGTGCACTTAGTTTTTCAATGGGAACATCTATGGGAACTGTAAGTGCTTTGACGCCAGTAGCTGTAGGAATAGCAAGAGAAACTGGGATAGCACTGCCTTTGGTATGTGGGGTGGTTATAGGCGGAGCAATGTTTGGAGATAATATGTCATTCATTTCTGACACAACTATTGCAGCAACAAGAACTCAGGAAGTAGGAATGAAAGATAAATTCAAAGTCAACTTTGCTATAGTTCTTCCAGCAGTTATCATTAATATGATATTGATATCTTTTATGGGAGGAAGCGGAGTAGAAGGGAAAGTATATGAGTATAATCTTGTGAATATAATTCCATATATTTCTATCATTGTTCTGGCTCTTACAGGACTTAATGTAATTAATGTGTTGGGAATAGGAATAGCTTTAGGGCTGGGAATAGGACTTTTCCATAGAAGTTTTACTTTTGTAGAAATATTTGGAATACTTCAAAGAGGACTTGGCTGGATGGAGGATATGTCTATAATTGCTATTGTAGTTGGAGGAGTAGTTGCTCTTATGGATCATTTTGGCGGTATCAGTTATCTGCTGGAAAATCTTACAGCCAGAATAAAGAGTAAAAAAGGAGCTGAAACAGGAATTGCAGTTCTTGTAAGTCTTCTTGATTTAGCAACTACAAATAATACTGTATCAATTATTACAGCAGGACCTTTGGCAAAAGATATAGCAGATAAATTCGGTGTAGACCGTAAGAGAGTGGCAGGACTTCTTGATTTGTTCTCATCAGCATTTCAAGGGTTGATGCCTTATGCAGGACAGATATTGATGGCAGCAGGAATGGCTCAGATATCACCAGCTTCTATTGTACCTTATTCATGGTATTCTATGCTGATGATAGTGATGGGAGCTTTGTCAATAGCTACAGGACTGCCTAATTTTAAGGATAGCAAAGCATAA
- the mtnA gene encoding methylthioribose-1-phosphate isomerase, which translates to MNRMDQGLAFMLQYENIAWYENGKVRILDRRIYPREVKFVECSDYHEVRQAITDMVTQSAGPYTAAGMGMVLAAHQAEGLPKEEQIAFLKEASDIISHARPTTVNRMKLITESCYEVGKEAIEQGKSAVEAIFQRTVDSLERRYGRMSEVAKNLVKLFPQKGKVMTQCFGETIVGCMGREIRNQNKDIEFFCPETRPYLQGARLTASVLKDQGFKVTVITDNMPAWTIKSKGIDVFTSAADSICMDGHIVNKVGTLQIAIVAKYFGIPYFVTGIPDEDKRLENIVIEERNPEEVLTCNGIKNTLEGVEAYYPSFDITPPHLVSGVVTDQGIYSPYNLAEYYEKEVEQYY; encoded by the coding sequence ATGAATAGAATGGACCAAGGATTAGCTTTTATGCTTCAATATGAAAATATTGCATGGTATGAAAATGGAAAAGTGAGAATTTTAGATAGAAGAATTTATCCAAGAGAAGTAAAATTTGTGGAGTGCAGTGATTATCATGAGGTAAGACAGGCTATTACAGATATGGTGACACAAAGTGCAGGACCTTATACAGCAGCAGGAATGGGAATGGTTTTAGCTGCTCATCAGGCAGAAGGTTTGCCTAAAGAAGAGCAGATTGCTTTCTTAAAGGAGGCTTCTGATATTATATCTCATGCAAGGCCTACTACTGTAAATCGTATGAAACTCATAACTGAATCATGCTATGAAGTAGGAAAAGAAGCTATTGAACAAGGAAAGTCAGCTGTAGAAGCAATATTTCAAAGAACAGTTGATTCTCTTGAGAGAAGATATGGAAGAATGTCAGAAGTAGCTAAGAATCTTGTGAAGCTTTTTCCGCAAAAAGGAAAAGTGATGACACAATGTTTTGGAGAAACAATTGTAGGGTGTATGGGAAGAGAAATAAGAAATCAAAATAAAGATATAGAATTTTTCTGCCCAGAAACAAGACCATACCTTCAGGGAGCACGTCTTACAGCAAGTGTTTTGAAAGATCAAGGCTTTAAAGTTACAGTAATTACAGATAATATGCCTGCATGGACAATAAAATCTAAAGGAATAGATGTATTTACTTCAGCAGCAGATTCTATCTGCATGGATGGACATATAGTAAATAAAGTGGGAACTCTGCAAATTGCTATAGTTGCAAAATATTTTGGAATTCCTTATTTTGTTACTGGTATTCCTGATGAAGATAAAAGACTTGAAAATATAGTAATAGAGGAAAGAAATCCAGAAGAAGTGCTGACATGCAATGGCATAAAAAATACTTTAGAAGGAGTAGAGGCATATTATCCATCTTTTGATATTACTCCACCTCATTTAGTCAGTGGTGTTGTTACAGATCAGGGAATATATTCTCCATATAATCTGGCAGAATATTATGAGAAAGAAGTAGAACAATATTATTAA
- a CDS encoding putative transcriptional regulator, translated as MLAIQRLKEIEKILNEKGSVIISTLSKQFNVSEETIRRDLDKLEKTKVLKRVRGGAYLQSETDKQVPLEIREKIYLEEKHEIANKAIEFIQDGDTLMIDSSTTAVCVAQNINKYEKKVTVITNSIRVVEVFQDSKWVKIVCVGGSFRKRTKSFIGTQAVNQLETLYANKAFVSCTAVNRKFGVTDDSEREAEIRRKMIANSEETFLIVDRTKFDNLESHLICGLEKIEHIITDQKLSNEWEESLKKLKIDIVYI; from the coding sequence ATGCTGGCAATTCAAAGATTAAAAGAGATTGAGAAAATCTTAAATGAAAAGGGGAGTGTGATAATAAGCACACTAAGCAAACAATTCAATGTATCTGAAGAAACTATAAGACGTGATTTAGATAAACTTGAGAAAACCAAAGTTTTGAAGAGAGTAAGAGGAGGTGCATACCTTCAGTCAGAAACTGACAAACAGGTTCCTTTAGAAATAAGAGAGAAGATATACCTTGAAGAAAAACATGAGATAGCTAATAAAGCTATTGAATTTATTCAAGATGGAGATACACTGATGATAGACAGCAGTACTACAGCAGTGTGTGTGGCTCAGAACATAAATAAATATGAGAAAAAGGTTACTGTAATAACTAACTCAATAAGAGTAGTGGAAGTATTTCAGGATTCTAAATGGGTAAAAATAGTATGCGTTGGTGGAAGTTTTAGAAAGAGAACAAAATCTTTTATAGGAACTCAGGCTGTAAATCAGCTGGAAACTCTTTATGCAAATAAAGCATTTGTAAGCTGTACAGCAGTTAACAGAAAATTTGGAGTGACAGATGACAGTGAAAGAGAAGCAGAAATCAGAAGAAAAATGATAGCTAATTCAGAAGAAACATTCTTGATAGTAGATAGAACTAAGTTTGATAATCTAGAATCTCATTTGATTTGCGGATTGGAAAAAATAGAGCATATTATAACAGATCAAAAGTTATCAAATGAATGGGAAGAATCTCTTAAAAAGCTGAAGATAGATATTGTATATATATAA